Sequence from the Lacerta agilis isolate rLacAgi1 chromosome 6, rLacAgi1.pri, whole genome shotgun sequence genome:
GTAATTTATGTCTTGCACAGTAATTCtgattcctcccacccacccacgaaTATGAATTTGGATCTTTATGGTAAAGTCCAACTTTTCTGCAGCCTTCACAAACATCTTCAACAATTCTCCTCTGATTAGTTTTGCTTACTTTTGCTCACTGAAGAGAATCAAGCAGTGGCAtagctagccgcttgggtgcctggggtggcgtgTGCGTTCTGCGCATGGGGGGCATGACAAGCTGTCGGCAGGGTAAGGCGCGCTGCCAGAGTCCCAGTGCCGGAGTTGCCGTGTTCGAGTTGGGTGCCCTGCGGGGCCTGCATTGCTTTTTcaagcagcacagagcctgcacggagtctgcccactgcctccccctcagctggagggtggctgagGGGCAGGTGGTGGGCGGAGGCTGGCCCCACGTTGCTTTTCTGGGTGACATGGTGCCTGCAGGTGCCCGAGCcgctcccaggagagacacaatGGCTCAGGCAAGCTGCGGGCTCAGTGCCGCTCGCAGGGCCAACGCATGCCAGTTTTGTCTTTCTTAGCCACCCTCTGGCGGCTGGGGGAAGTGCAGCAGCTCAATGCCCTGCGAGCACAGCCCTGGGCTGCGTTGCTTTGGGGAGCAGCACGCAGTGCTCTGGGGCGCCTGGACTTGGGCGTCATCTTGGGCTCCGGCATTCCGACCCAAGGTAAGTGctgccctaataataataataataataataataataataaatttatttataccccgcccatctggctgggtttctccagccactctgggtggtttccaacaaacaattaaaaatacattaaaacatcagtcattaaaaacttccctaaacagggctgccttcagatgtcttctaaatgtcagatagttgtttatttctttgacatctgatgggagggtgttccacagggcgagcaccactactgagaaggccctctgcctggttccctgtaacttagcttcttgcagtgagggagccgccagaaggccctcggtgctggaccctAGTGTCAGCgttgaacgatggggttggagacgctccttcaggtatactgggccgaggcgtttagggctttaaaggtcagcaccaacactttgaattgtgctcaaaaatgtCTTGGCCCAGTGCaacccgctgcccccccccccagctacacaACTGGAATCAGGCGTTGAATGTAATGGAACCAAATTTCTCTCTGCATAGAGTGGGCAGAGTTTGTTAATCCAGCGAGCTTGTGCTGTTACTAGTTCCCTGCCCTTTGAAACTTGCTGTGATAACATCTAACAGGTTTGACATCTGTATTGGGGAAAGTAAAAAGGTCTTACCTGCCCTGTACAATGGAACTGAGGATGCTGCCTTGTGTGGAGTCTGACCATCGGTCCCCCTAACACAGTgttgactacactgactggcagcagatctccagggtttcaggcagggatctcaCCCAGCCCTGATAAAAAATGgtgagaattgaacctgggaccttctgcattaaaAGTatatgctctaacactgagcccTGTAATGATGGCTaatcaggggcgtcgtagggtgggggcggtgggggcgggccgcccctcgtcccGCCCCTAGGcaggtgtgtgcggtgctgctgctcccggggtgacagaggcagcggcggcgcgtggggtgacaagcggcggcccctcccaccactcccacgctccgccgctccctccgtcaccccgggagcagcagcgctgcacggatgaggctcccgaagtggcggcccggcatccccgggggtggggcgtcgccgcgcgtgcgtcatgacgcacacgcagcgatgccccgcccccggggatgccgggctgcCGCTTCCGGAGCCttggtgggctgcaaagagccctgaagccgcaacctggcacccctttgcgctatggcagcggcttcagggctctttgcagcccgccgaggcccccaagcccccgcccggcataccccgggggcggggcgtcgccgtgcgtcatgacgtcatgacgcacacacgcgccgcgatgccccgccccccaggggtgcctcttggcttcccgccccgggcagccaaggggctaggaacgcccctgtggCTAATCATATTTTAATAATGCTGAACCCTGCATTaatttgtctctgtgtgtgttactGATCTTGTGTAAATCTCCTACCCTTTTACTTTCAGTCTACATCATCATACATGCACCATCTTTTTCAGGCTTATGCAAGTTCTTTACAGTGAACATTTGCAGAATACGGTAGCACAAAGGCTTATATCTCAACTAAGTCATCATTGGTGGGAGCATCCTTTCCACTAATGAAGCACTTCTACCAGCAGAAGGGGAATAGTATGgttccctcttctcctctccacTTTTGCTTGTGGAAAATCTGTCCTGAAGGATCCTCCACTTAGGAACCTTTACTGGATCCCGTCTCTCTCTGTCAACAGAAGCGTCCTTCCATTTGCAGAGGGCTAGTTGCTATTGAGTGCAATTTACCTTAATATTGTTCTCCATGCATATTGTTGTTCAACAagacataatttaaaaaattcaaaacgcTTATATctcataagaaaataagaagaaccctggtggatcagaccagtggcctgTTTTGTCCAGCATGCTttttcccacagtgaccaaccagatgccaaagGCAGGACAATATCCAATTTGCATTGTTGTTTTCCAGCGACTGGTTTTAAAGAGGCATGGGGCCTGGGATcatgccattgatagccttatcttccatctGTTTTGGAACCTTTTTTGAAATCAGTGGGTGTTACTACTTATGTAAGttaattccacagtttaaccttATATCACTTTGCTGGGAGAAGTGTCCATTTATCcttactctctgcttcctgtcctTGTGTCTGCTAGAAGCAGCTGCATTTGTTTCCTGTATCCCACACATTGTTTCCCTCTCTAGCGTCAGTAAAGGTCTAGAAAAGAGGAGGACTATTGCATTGAATGCTTTAATCCCCAATCCATAGAAAATGATCTGAGGAATTCCTGTAAGCCATTAGGACTATCTTCTTTATTTAGAAAAATTGTCCTCTACCCTTCTGTTGCAGTCAGAATGTTCAAGGCattgtcccatttatttcaacagggCACACCTACCACAAACTCTCTCTAGGATAAgatgaaaaatgcattttgattTAATTTCACAGAATAATGCAATAAAAGAGTTACTGTTGAggtgaagaagaggaagcagaggaCCTGGTTTAGGAATCCATATTACTTGGTCTAGATACTTCCACTTCAGTAAAAGACAGGGAGACACTATCTGTATTTAGTTGCATATCACAGACCGTTTTGCAAAATACAGCCATTTTACACAAAGTAGCCAGTTGCTTGTAGGAGAAAAAACACAATATGACCATTTGTGAAAGCGCATCTTTGCTCTGCTGATCCTGCCCTGTTAACTGAAAACTGACTGACATTTTAAAGCAGTGCAGTATATGTACAACTTGAAAACTCCAAATGCTGTTATCTCCCCACTTCCCAAGCCAATCCTTTATTGATATTATGAGTTTTGCTTTCGCTGTTCATATGTgattctgtgtttgtgtgtgagagagggagggaaggagggagaaagggaaatgGGAAAAAATTTGTTGGATTTTTTCACATGCCTTATTTctgacaaaaaaggggggaaatgcctgGAGGAGTAAAACGCCCGTGTGCCAGGATGTCAAAGGCAAAGGTGAGTGTGTGCTATATTTCCATATTGTAATTAAATATGGGCATAAGGGAACAGTCCTTTTGCACATAAAAAGAGAGATCACGTGTCCGCAGCTGACATTTAGATGGATAATTATTCAGTAAAGTAGGAATAGCTTTCCTTTTTTAGTTTCACCAAGCTACAAAATGGTGGTAAGGACTTAGAATTCTGAGTTGTATCCtatatatttaatgttttctttttatcttgCAACAGTGTTAACACTGATTTGTTGTTGATATATGTATAAGTGCAATTATACAAGTTGCACTTGTTATTACAGTAAATGTAAATGAATAGATACTTGACCTgaaacacacgcacgcacacacatatcCCCATATCCCCAAAGGCTTTTTCATTTACACTCTTTGTTTTGGTCTGTCCCCTATCCTTGAGCCTTCACAATGAGATTGAATACAAAATCCAGTAAAATCtcattcctgtgtgtgtgtgtgtatgtatatatatagagagtcTTGTTGAACATTGAGATGCACAGAGAACAATATTAAGGCAAATTGCACTGCATAGCAACTAACCCTCTACAAATGGAAGGGCTCATTCTGTTTGCAGAGAGAGCTGGGATCCATTGCAGGCCCCCTCTAGTGTACTGGGCAAGGATGGCATTTTCTGCCCCTCACTCTTTTCTCTTGCAGTCCCTTGCACCATTCTCATGTTACTACGTAGGATCCTTCAGAGTAGTGTTTTCAATTGTTCTGTGTTTTTTGTGAATTTGATCTTACGGGGCAGCTATATAACCCTGGTTAGTAAAGAAATAATTTCAAATGGAAATTATAGTGGTTATTGAGCATGTTCTTTCATATATTTTCATATACCCAGCATTCAAATTAATAATACATAATATGTTGCATTTACCAACAATCTTACATTGctatggagtgaaatgaatgttgggatttttttaaaccTCTTAAAtctgttagtagtagtagtatttattaacTTTACCATTTCTATTTTTGTATTTGGAGCTTTCCTTTCTAACATAAGATGTTTATAATGGAAAAGTTGTAATTAATTAAATGTCAGGTTATGGTGCATTTGTaatgaaaagggggtgggaatagaGAAAATAGTTCATGTTTATCTTTTGTGCAGAAAATGGTAAATCTTTATACTATATTGATTTTTGTCTTCAACTACAGGACAGTTATAGTGTGTTAATTCTTATTTCTTGATTGTCTTATTCCtaggaaacagagagaaacccagTAACTTGCTAATCAGATCACCCAGAAGGGGGCATCCTGAAATGGAAGACTATGAAAAGTAATGCTACCTAATTCTATAGTTTAAACCAAGCATGGAGAGGCACAAATTTAATTGCAACAGAGCCTCTGGAGAAGCTGTTTCTGCTGTAGCAATATTGGGGAgcaatttttatttagttttttggCAATTATTATCAACAAAACTGAGTTTAAAAAAACCAtaagaaatgtttgttttatatcAGAGTTACACAGGTGAATGCAGATTAACATAAAAATCACAAAAATCcttgtaaaaaaaatcaaaacctaCTTGAATTTGTTTTGGCAGGGGGTAATTATTTTTCTGACAATATTTTATAAATGGCAGCCAGTTTCTCCAGATTTTATTCTAGTCTGTCTATACAATGAGCTGCCTGGTACTACGGCACTACTTCAGTTGTTTCAGGCTTACCTCACTCCAATTAAAATCTGTTCTGTAAGAGAAGTTACATTGAGCTGCCTTTGAAGAAGTTGAACTGCCTTTGAAGAACTCCAATTAAAATCTGTTCTGTACATTGAAGAAGTTACATTGAGCTGCCTTCATCATTTTACTTTCTTTATTCATGCAATCTTGTGCTTCTGATGCACTCTCTAGCCTTTTGGATGATCCTACTGGTTTTTtcacttctctccccccttctATTCCTGATCTGCTTTCTACTGTCTCCTaaagcagggcttcccaaacttgtgCTCCATCCGTTTttagactacaatccccatcatccctgaccactggtactgctagctatagatgatgggggttgtagtccaaatgcctaagtttgggaaaccctgtcctaAAGAGTCCCATGTGTAGGAGACTGGGCTGGGCTGGAGTCTTGTGCAGGAGTATTGATGGGTTTCTTTgcacttgggctagtcacacttctctgaagtctctcagccccactcgcctcacagagtgtttgttgtgggggaggaagggaaaggagaatgttagccgctttgagactccttcgggtagtaaaaagcgggatatcaaatccaaactcttcttcttcttctactatcaATGGGAAGTGGGTGGAGCTGACTCTATGCTGGAGTTTAGGGAGGAGATTATGATGGGAAATTAGTATAATTAGACATGTTGAAAATATGTGCATTTCACTAGTGGTTGATGTATGATAAACCCCAGAGTTATTTACCAGTTATATACCAACAAGTTACAGTATTTCACAGCCTGGGGTGGGATGTTGCCTGCAAAGCTATATCactgttttttggtttttattcatttttgttcttgtttcagAAATTATGCCATCAATTTAAATAATTCCTTGTTTCCCTCTTTCCTTAAGACTATTAATACTGCAGACTGAAGTTGAAGATTCTCTGGGCAGATTTATGAAAATCAGACAAAACCTAACCAATTTACAGGTCTGTTCTCCCCCATcttgattcttttcttttctttctttctttctttctttctttttcttctcaatTGTTGCAATCTTCATTATAGATTATTTGGAAACAAGCCAAATTCAGTTTAATGGAACAAGTGTGCCGAAGATTGCATCCTTCCAGGTGCTGTGGGTGTGGCAGAATAGAGTGCTGGATTACAAATGGGACAATCTGGGTTGAAATCCCTACTGAGCTTGAAACTCACTATGTGACTTAGGGCCACTTGCCTTCTCTCACTGGGCAGTGAGAGGATAAAGCTTCTTGAGGGTAAAATGGAGAAAAGTTTATGTGAACTTCTTCAAATTCCCTGGAAGATAtgcaggatagaaatgtaataactAAATTAACTAAAATTCAGTTCAGTGCACTGGGTCATGCAGTGGGTTTTCAGTGGAGACAGGCTCCCTATTTAGGATCCACATGAAAACCTTGGGCAGCATGGTAGTTCAAAGCATAAGGCTCAAGCTGGGAGCCATTGGTTCAAATATCCCCTCAGCCATTCATTGAAATTTCCCCTCAGGTTGGGGCAAACTGTAATCCACACAACTGTAAAATTAGGGGTAATAACATGGCCCACTTTCACAGCATTCTTGTAAAGATTGCTGTGAAGTGCTTTGGGCACTTAGAACAGGAATAGGGAACTTCTGGTCCACAGATCAAATTTGGCTTGCAAGGCTGTTTTCCCTAGCCTACTTGTCATATGTGACATCATGTGCGGGGCAGGTAGAGATGCAGCTGGATCATCTGTGCAGCTGAGAACATGATTGTGCAGCTTATCTCTGCAGAAAGCCCTTGTGCTGCAGTCCCCAGGCATCCGACAACCAGCTGGCAGATGGGCACTTGGAAAGTGTTATGCAAGAGACTTTGAAGTTAGCCCATGGGACACTTTCCCTTATATCTGTTTCCTGGTTTAAACTGCCCCTCTTCAGCTGCTATTTGCCCCACAAGGTCACACCTATGAGTATCCTAAGGGCACCTGTTTCGCCAGCCACTATGTACCTGAATCCTGGCGGGGTCATGTCCTAATGGCTGGAAAGAAAGCAGAGGTGGTAGACTGGGATGGATTCTGTGGTCCAGGCTAGAAGCCAAAGTCAGGGCAACACTTCTTTTGATTGAAAGGCATGGCTGCATACAGAGTTGTTGGGGTAAACCTGGGGAACTGACCAGGATTCAGGCAAGCAAACAGTCTGAAAAGGCAAAGTGGCAGCCCGTTGGTGTCCTTCAGCGATAATGTGCTCAGATTGTGGGGATGCGACAAGGCTTCCAACTTCACACCTGTTGATTGTACTGTGCATACAGAAGCATTCGACTTCTAATATCAAATGTTAGTAATATAGAAATTTTTTCAGCCATTTAAACTAATGATGCAGAAAGAGTGGGAGGTTTTGAGAGTTCTGTTTTGTTAGAAGATTCAGCATTAAGATTTAGCTTAAAAAAATTTTTTCAGGCTTTAGAGGGCACCAGAGAGCTTGAAAATATTATCGGTGTTTCAGAGACCCCTGGTAACTTGAAAGACGAAGTGAGCAAAACCAGAAAGCTAAGTAAGAAGGACTTTTCATAATTCCCCTTTTTGTGATAGAATTAATATGCATCCTTTCACATATTTAATCTTTGTTTTACATGAGCATGCCTAGGTGTCCTGGAAATATTACATATTGCAGTGATACAGATTAGTTTCCATGTTAAGTACTTCTTATTAAGCAACATaattaagcaaacaaataatTGATAAGTAGTAAGAATACAGATCACTCTTGGTATAACTCAAGTGAATTTATATTACAGGTCTCTATAGCCAAGTTgctataaagcaggggtagggagcCTGAGGCCCAAgtggcaaatgtggccctccaagcctctgtcTGGCCCTCGTGACTCTCTCAACACCATACCCTTGCCCTTCAGCCTGTTTCACATCCTCTTTGAGTATTTTGCTTggcctagaacagataattaagcGGTCAGTCTGTgaacacttagaaaaggatgctatgattactaagacccagcatgggcttctcaaaaacaagtcatgctggaccattttcatttctttctgttttatggcattacaagcttggtggatcaggggaatgctgtggacatagtgtatcttgatttcagtaaagcttttgacaaagtcccgcATAATAAtattgcagagaagctgctgaaatgtgggctggacgaggtaagtgttaggtggatttgtagctggttgactgactaaACCAAAATACCTCTCACTAATGGTTCTTCATCAAGTTGGGTGACAAGTTAGGTGCCACAGTGTTGTGTCCTGAGCCTGTTGTTGAATGAAGTAACATTAGTTTTACTTTTGGCCTAACAATCCAGTGCgtcttactcagaagaaagtcccactgtattcagtggcacttgctccctagtaagtgtgtttaggttTGCACTCTGCTGCTAGCCATGTCCAAAAAGATGTAGCAGAACTTTTGTCTACAGAAGTGTGTGTGAGAAAAAGGGAGGTGATTGTTTTCTTCTGGTTTTTTCCGATGTACAAAGGTttgcaggggaaagagagagcagaGTTCTGGGTGTGCCCTGTTCTGGGAGTAGAACTCCGCTCGAGGAATTCTGAATTCAATCAAGTATTTTCTTTAATTGAAATATTTCCTGGAATGTTAGAGAAAAAACACATTTGTACCATTTTTCTATATTAGCATCACATGAGTAGAGTTCTCACAATATCTAAATATATTTTGTTCCTCAGTAAAGCAAGCTGGAAAGCTGCTAAGAAGGACCAATGCAAGACAGCCTGCCCAAGGTAACTCCCCTGTATTTGTTTTGATGGCAAACAGTTGTCAAAGGGGTCCATTTAGCAAATTTCTTCTGAAAGACTTGAAAAGCCCTTTTGCAAGAGACCGTATCAGATTTCTGTTCTTTTCAGCAAAATTAGGTTTCTTGCCCTCTCTTTGGTTGTATGACATTTAAGCTGTTGGCAAGATAAAGACTTCCCCCCACCCGCCACTTTCAGATTACAGAAGTGCCTAACTGAACAaactatgcattttaaaaatgtatttatttgatatgcttttatataccacctttttacTGAAGTCTCCCGGTGGTGTTCATATTAAAAATATGCAAGATAAAAATCATAAACTATTAAAAAGCACAACAATATAGAGGCTAAAATTCAGCTGCAGCAGGCGGGGGGAAAGTAAGAACGAAAAGTGGAATTGCACATCTTTGAAGTCCTGGTTAAATAAGTATGGTTTAGAGAGATGCTGAAATATAATAAAAGATGGTGCCTGCCTAAGTTCAGGAGGAAAATGATTCCATATAAAGGGTACAATTTCAGAAAAGGCATGGCCCCAAGGGGACATCAGTTGCACTTCTGTTGGCTGTGACACCAGAAGGAGCTCAGGTGGAGGAGAGCCAGCCATGTGCCGTAACAGGTGACAAATACGTACCTCTCTATTTTGAAGTGTGTGCAAAAGATAGGAAGCCACAATTGCTAAGTGATTTGCTTGCCTGCACACAAGGTGAAATGGACACCAGCATTAATCTCATGTTAAGGAGTTCATACAATGTCCCTAAGGGGTGTTTATTAATTTGTCTTCACCGTTAGCCCAGCGAAGCAGCTTTGTGGGCAGTACGCCAGCCAGCAACATACCTATTCTGTCTTTCTGGCCCAGAACCAAGAACAAATTCTCAAATCCAGATCCAGAACATACTGGCCTTGTGGTGAGAACGATGGAACTCTTGTGGATTAtgtcagcttcccccccccccgccccgccccccgccccagtcTGTGGGTGCTGCACTAAGCTCCTGGGAGGCAGAGCTTTACATGTATGTTGGACAGAGTTATCCATGCAGTGGTTAGGAGAATGCACTCTGCAGATGCTCTGTTCTCTCCTTTTTTCACATGGTTTGGCCTCAGCTCTGGCTTTTGGGAAAGGTTGAGCCCCATTTACTAGTCAgccccattaaaaaaattaaggctGTAGTTTTTTGCCCAGTAATATATCTTTAACTCATCAATCTGAGTTACTGGGCACAGGATTGTAGTCAGAACTGTTCTTGGTATTGGCATGTGAACACCCTACCAGTTTGAGAAGAACCTTTATTTTAACTCTCTGGATATGAACTGCctccatgtttattttattttttatttttttacattttcttccCTATCCGCATCACCTTGTCTTAGGTGTAGGCTTTTGAGTGAACTATTAAGCCTTGATGTATCTCAAGgctttaataatgataataatatttctCTAGTGTCTATTACCGGAGGACCTGAGCGTACTTTACAAACATTTATGAATACAGCCTTGCCACATCCCAGAGACATATGATCTCTATTTTACAAAGTCCCATTTCAGCGAGGTGCTTAAGAACATGCCTTGCATTAAACAGAGGAGGCGCATCATTGACGTCATGGCTTGTCTGATATGGGGCATAGGCATCTcttggagcagtgtttttcaaccttttttgggcaagggcacacttgttttatgaaaaaaatcacgaggcacaccaccattagaaaatgttaaaaaatttaactctgtgcctatattgactatatataaagtaattctcttgaataggaatcaaataaacaaattttttcccacggcacaccaggcaacatctcgcggcacactagtgtgccgcggaacagtggttgaaaaacactgtcttggAGAACAGGCACATTATGGTTTTGGTATTCTGCGAATGAGTAGCTTATAATGAGCTTTCAAGCAGATTAAATACATCAGCTACTTCCATAAaatcctgtggaacacccacccCTTTgacagagattttttttaagcttttaaatTAAACTTGACTGAGTTTCCAAAAACACTTTTCTAAACATGCATTGTGTTATCGTGCAACGCACCAGCCTTGCAGATGAGTTTACTACATCCATGCCATTTTATTATTCTGCCATGTGTACCGGGGTCATGTAAGTCAGTGGCTCTCCCAGGAGGAATTGTTCCTCCCTGTGCGAGTGGGTAACACTGTCCCATTGTAGTCTTACTCCCAAAATGTTCAGGAATGGAGTAACAAAGCTCTGTAGTAAAATGTGAGCCTTGGCACTGTGCCGGCTAGGTAAGCACATTTGGGGGAACGGGTATGAATATAGACCAGCCCACCAGCTGTTACAGAGAAGGTGCCTGTGTGTCTTTTACTACAAAGTTGTGGTTAAATGCTGAAAAGATGAGTGGCTTGTCTGCCCTCCCAGGTAAAGTGTGAAATGAGACGACAGCTGACTCCTGGTCCTGTGCCTTAAACTCAAGGCAATACTTCCTCCTAAGCTTGAAGTCATTTAGCATTTATATCGATATGAAGTGAAATCTCTGTAGCTCAGCAGTGTGTTCTTGATGCCAGACAGGCAGCCACACATCTTGATCAAGTAGATTAATTTTCCCTCGTGGTTTATgatttagtttttaaaagaagcagaatAAAGGACATTTTAACGATGAAGACTTAGCTTGCCAAGTGTCAGATGTGTTGAGTGGTGTTTTCTCATTCTTTATCTTTAACATGGAGTAAACAAATGACTTTCTTTCCTTGGTTTCTCCCCACTTCCTTattatgtacttttaaaaattgccttgTATCAGTTCGTAGGATCGTTGAAAAGACCTGTTTCTCTCTTTAATGTAATATA
This genomic interval carries:
- the ITGB3BP gene encoding centromere protein R isoform X2; the encoded protein is MPAKKSLKLESLAMGKVSATPLPRSKMNLKSYSPTTGTCPISLFSTPRSNNVQEHGNGLSNGNREKPSNLLIRSPRRGHPEMEDYEKLLILQTEVEDSLGRFMKIRQNLTNLQALEGTRELENIIGVSETPGNLKDEVSKTRKLIKQAGKLLRRTNARQPAQDYLQPANSFEYLKSLIN